GATGAAGGTGACCGGGAGGTAAGCCACCTGCTCCTGCCGGCTCAGCTTGTTGGTCGTGGAACCGCATTCGATGTCGATGGTTCCATTGGCCAGCAGCGGGATCCGGGTTTGCGGCGTGACCGGCACGAAGCGGACACCGAGATCGGGTTTGCCCAGCGCCTCCTTGACCGCGTCTGCGATCCGCAAGCACAGATCGATGGAGTAGCCCTGCGGCTCGCCGTCATTGCCGATCCAGGAGAAGGGAATCGAGGTTTCTCGATGGCCGATGACCATCTCCCCGGCGTCATCGATCTTGGCAAGTGTGCCGTAAAGGTCCTGCGCCGGAACCGAAGCCGGTGCCAGTCCGAACGCTGCGGCGGCAAAAGCGCCGAGCAGGCCGCGTCGGATCCAGTGGGTTCGTCGAGTCATGGTCGGAAGCCTCTCCTTTGCCGTGTAATCGAGCCCGATTGCGCCAGGACGGCGCCGCCGAAAGTCCCAGACGGTCTAACGCCGGACCAGGGAGGCCCCCGCACCGCCGGACTCATGAGAGAGAGTGCAGTCCGCCGTTACGGCGAGCCTGCAGAGCTAACCGATCAACCTCGACAGCCAACTGGCTCGAGTCTTGATCATCCCCCGGATTAACCCCGTCGTACCGCACTCCCGAGGGGCGGCCTTTGCGACCGTCCCCGTTTTTCTTCACATCAGTTTGCTCAGAGTCGGCGGACTTGTGGAGTCCAAATCGTATCCCTGTCCAATGGGTAGCTGGGCCGCGGCAGATGCCGCCAGGAAAAGCGCTCCAACACGGGCGCGGTCAGGCCCGGCGTATCGACTTCGTAGACCTGCGCCGGAGAAAACCAGGGTGCGAAGCCCGCCCGGAAGTGCCCACGCGACTTCACCGCGACGACGCGTGCCTGCCCCGGGTCGCGCCCGAACATCTCGAAAAACACCGGATCGGCGGTCTGTTGTCGGTCGGAGATCACCACCACCTCGACGCCGGCGATCCGCAGCAACGCGCACTTGCCGAGCTCCAGCCGGCGGCCCGCGAAGAGCCCGAGCCGACCCACCACCGCCCCTTCGCGCAGCGCCACCACCTCGGCTGGGAAGGTCAGGGTCTTGGCGAACTCGCTCTCGCCATGCCGGTTAAAGACAGCCTGGAATCGGGCCCCAAAGCCTTGCCTGCGCGCCTCCTCCGCCAGCTCGGGGTCGAAGACGGATCCGTAGAGTACCCGCTCCACGCCAGCCTCGACCAGGGCCTGGAGCAGCCAAAGGGTATTGCCGCCGCCGCCGCCGCCAGGATTGTCGCCGGCATCCGAAAAGAGGACCGCCGGCTGCTCTGCGGGCTGTGCGGTCGCCTCCCGGGCCAGATCGACGGCCTGAGCGACCGACGTCAGACGCCGGCGAAACCGACCGCGGTTGCGCCAGGCCTGGCTCGCCAATTCCAATGCCAGCGTTTCCGCCGCCACCGGATCTTCCTGCGCCGTAACCAGCACGGAAAGCCCGGTCTTCGAGGAGTCGGAAAAGGCAAATCCACCGAGGACCGTGACATTCAGAATGGCGCCGCCGAACTCGTTCTGCCGCCGCTGACCGGTGGCGATCAGTTCGGCGTAGGGACCCTCGGCCGTAAGCAGCGTCACGCTCGGCGGCGTCAGCGGCAAGCGCACGAAGGCCTTGGCCGGCTTACGCCCGCTCGCCAGCAGGCGGCGGAGGGTAAAGGCGGCCTCCTGGCCGCGCGGCACCATGTCCAAATGCGGATTGGTCAAGTAGCCGATCAGCAGGTCCGCCGAAGCCACCATCCGCTCCGAGAGATTGCTGTGGAGATCCAGCGTCGCCACGATGATGGCCTGGGGTCCGACAAGAGCGCGAACCCGTGCCAGAAGGGCGCCGTCTGGATCGAGGTCCTCCGTCGCCACCATGGCCCCATGCAGAGCGAGATAGACGCCGTCGAGCGGACCCGCCGCCTGCAGATCGGCCTCGATCTGTCGAATACAGCGCTCCAGAAAACCCTGCTCCACCGGTCCCGACGGCTGACAACCGGTCAGCAGACTGGGCAGCGGGACCCAAGGGCCGGTCGCATCCATGGCCTGAACGAAGGCAGACATCTCGCGCGGTATGATCGAGGTCTCGGCGCGAGCCTCCGCCAGGAGCGCAGACCCTTGAAAGTAGTAGCGATCTCGGAAGTCGCCTTCGCGAGCCGGCGGCGCAAAAGCATTGCTTTCCAACAGAACGCCCGCCAAGGCTATGCGGGGCGCGGCGGTCAGAGGGGCAGAAACGGCAATCATGGCGCGCTATGCTGTTCCTTCTCAGAGTCGAAGCGAGTCACCGGATCATGCCTCAGACCATCGAAAATCCCTATCCCATCGAGCTGGCGCCGCCGGACATCGGACGGTGGCGGGACAGCAATACGAACCTTGACTGGATCTGGCGGTTCCGCGCCGACAGACCCGGTCCACACCTCCTGGTTTCCGCCGTGGTCCATGGCAACGAGCTTTGCGGCGCCATCGCGCTCGACCGCCTGCTCGCGGCCGGCCTGCGACCGAAGCGAGGCACCTTGACTCTCGCCTTCATGAACGTCGAGGCCTACCTGAGCTTCGATGCCGAAGATCCCTTCGCGAGCCGCTGGGTGGAAGAGGACTTCAACCGGCTCTGGGACCCGGAAACGCTGGAGGGACCGCGCGACAGTGCCGATCTGCGCCGGGCGCGCGCCGTCCGGCCGGTGGTCGACGCGGCCGATCACCTGCTCGATATTCACTCCATGCAACAGCCCTCGGCGCCGGTGGCTCTGGCCGGCATGGCGGAGAAGAACGTAGCGCTCGCGCAAGGTCTTGGCGTGCCGCAGGTGATCGTGCGAGACCGCGGCCATGCCGCCGGCCGACGCTTGCGGGATTACGGCCGTTTCGACGATCCGGCCTCGCCGACGAGTTCTCTCCTGATCGAGTGCGGTCAGCACTGGGAAGCCGCCGCGGCCGATCTGGCACTCGACTGCACCCTTCGGTTTCTCCGCCACTTCGACGCCGTCGAGGCCGAAGCGATCGCTGCACTTGCCCCCCTAGAAGCGGCAGCCGAACAAAAGGTTCTGGAAATCAGCGGTCCTGTCACGATCCGCAGCGACGACTTTCGCTTCGTCGAAGACTTCACGGGCCTGGAGACGATCTCAAAGGCAGGCACGGTGATCGCCTACGACGGCGAGGAGCCGGTGACCACGCCCTATGACGATTGCGTTCTGCTCATGCCGACCCGGCGGCTCTGGAAGGGCCAGACCGCAGTGCGTCTTGGGCGCTACAGTTAGCCGCTTTCCGGCTTGGTCGCGGGGTGTCCGCGCCGACGGTTCATAACGCCCTCCGGCGACGCTCGGTCATTCGGAACAAATGCGTGACCCAGGTCGCATCGCGGTGCGCGCCTTGCGGGAAGATGCTAACGTCTACGAATGACTGCGGCCATAATCAGTATGCAAGCTGAGGTTTTCTGGACGTCAAGCAGTCGTCAACGGAACCGCGACCTCTAACCATCTCAAAGAGCCCTCGAAGGCTCTGGAACCTAGTTCAGGCGACGATGTGCTTCGCGGTGATGCGATCGGGGAGGTCGCGCTACCGGCGACGTTTCTAGCGGATCCAAGTCGAATGCATGGTCGACTCCATGCCTGCCGTTGGAGATGGAACGCCCCCGGTGACGATCATCTCGCGAGACCCCTTACCGAGTCCCCACGGCGAAGGCGACGCCAAACGGCTCAAGACGAAAGCCGTGCGCGGATCGCTGTGGACAGCGCTCGAAAGCTGGGGCCGACACCTGATCGCAGCGGCGGTCTTCATCGTACTCGGCCGGCTTCTGGGGCCGCAGGACTTCGGGCTTGTCGCGCTCGCCCTCTTGGTTGTCGGACTGGGAGAGTTGATCGTATCCGACGCCTTCGCCGAGGCGCTGGTCCAACGTAAAGATCTGCACGACCGCCACTGCGACGCGGCCTTCTGGTTCCTGGTCACGCTCGCGGCGCTGCTCACGCTGCTGCTGGTCTTGATGGCGGGACCGATCGCCCGGCTCTTGGGCGACCCGCGCGCCGAACCGCTCATGCAGGCGCTCAGCCCCGTCGTGCTCTTGAGCGCGCTGGCGACCGTGCCTGTCGCCATCCTCCGCCGCAAGCTCCGCATCCGGCCGCTCGCCTTGCGGACCTTTGCCGGCCTGTCGGCGGGCGGAACGGTCGGCATCGCCATGGCGGTGGAAGGCTATGGCGCCTGGAGCCTTGTCGGTCAGCTTCTGACCCAGAAGGTCGTTGAACTGGCTTTGGTCTGGCCGGCGGCCCGCTGGCGGCCCCGTGCGGCGTTCGAGCCGCGCAGCTTCGGGGAGCTGCGTGGCTACGGCCTGCCGATGATCGGTCTGCGCCTCACGCTCTATGCCAGCAACAACCTCTCGCGCCTGCTGGCGGGTGTGCTGCTGGGCGCGGCATCGCTTGGACTGCTCCAGATCGCGCTGCGTCTCACCTCTATCTTCAAATCCGCTCTGCTGGAGCCGATCGCCCGGGTCGCATTGCCGACCACGGCGCGGGCGCAGGGCGATCCGGTTCTCGTCGAGCAGGTCTTTCGCACGGCGTCGCGCCTGACGTCGCTGCTGGCCTTGCCCAGTTTCGTCGGCTTGGCTCTGGTCGCACCGAAGCTGATCCCGATAGTGCTGGGCGCACAATGGACCGAGGCCGTCCCGGCGGCTCAGGTCCTCGCGCTCAGCGGCATCCCCGCCGCCCTCACCCGGGTCAACAACAGCGTGCTGCGCGGGCTGGGTCATGCGCGTTGGCATCTCTATCTGGCCCTGGCCAGTCTTGGCTTGCTCGCCTGTGCAATGGCCGCCCTGGCACCGCTCGGCATCGTCTTCATCGCCCTCGCCGTCCTGGCGACGAGCGTCGCGATGTGGCCGATCAAGCTCTACGTCTTCCACAGGGTGACGGGGCTACCCGTCGCCGGCCAGTTGCGGGACTTGCTGCCGATCGCGGCATCGACCGCCGCAATGGCCGGAGCCGTCTTTTTGTGGCAGTCGGCAGACACGGGAGAGTTCTCCGAAGGTTTCGCCTTGCTGATCGAGATCGCTCTCGGCGCTGCGACCTTCGCGGTGACGATGCTCGCAATCGGCCGAACCGCACTTCGCGACTGCCTGCAAGCGCTGTCCGCAGCCCGTGGCTCCACACGTACAGCATAGCCGGAGATAAAGCCTTGGCCGATCCCAACAACAGCTGTGAGTACCAACGATGAGGGTAGCCTTCGTAACCGGCGAATTCCCGCTCGTCTCTCAAACATTCATCTTCAATCAGCTCGCCGGCTTGATCGAACGCGGTGTCGAGGTGACGGTCTTCTCGCTCTGGGGATCGCCACGCGAAGACGGCGTCGAACAGGCCGTCGTTCAAGACTACGAACTGGTGGAACGTACGCGCTATGCGCCGCAGGTTCCCCGGTCGTTGGGCGCCCGTCTCTCCAGCGGCTCGCGCTGCATAGCAAAGGTCTTCCGGCAAAATCCACCGGCTGTCGTGCGCCTGCTCAATCCGCTGCGCTTCGGACGCCGGGCCTTGTCGCTTCGGCTGCTGCACGAAGCGGTCCCCCTGCTGCCGCGGCAGGACTACGACATCGTGCATTGCCAGTTCGGAGACTTGGCGCTCTCGGCGCTCGCTCTCCGCGATGCCGGCCTTTTCAAGGGGCGGATCGTCACTCACTTCCGCGGTTACGACATCAGCCAGTTCGTCAAGACGGCCGGCCCTCAAGTCTACGCCGACCTCTTTGCGCGTGGAGAGTTCTTCCTCACCAATTGCGACTTCTTCCGCCACCGTGTGATCGAGCTCGGCTGCGCGCCGGAGCGTATTGCGGTGCTGCGGTCCGGCATCGACGTCGGGCACTTCGCCTTCGCGCCGCCGCCGCCGCCAAGCGACGGTGTTTTCCGCATCGCCTTCGTCGGCCGCCTGGTCGGGAAAAAGGGTGTCGAATACGCAGTTCGCGCGATTGCCAAGCTGCGCAGCGCGGGCCGCGAGGTCGAACTGGATATCGTCGGCGACGGTCCGCTGCGCGCCAGCCTGGAAGCCTTGATCGACGAGCTTGAACTTCGCCCCTGGGTGCATCTCCACGGTGCGCAGGACCACGACGGAGTGCTGGGAACGCTCGCAGCGGCGCACGTGCTGGCAGCGCCGAGCGTTACGGCGGCCGACGGCGATCAGGACGCTTCGGTGAATACGCTGAAGGAAGCCATGGCCATGGGCCTACCCGTCGTGGCAACGCGCCACGGCGGTATTCCGGAATTGGTGGAAGACGGCGTCTCCGGCTTTCTGGTCCCGGAACGGGATTCGGGCGCCTTGGCCGACGCGATCGCACGCATGTGCGATTCCCCGGACCTGTGGCAAACGTTCGGCTTGACCGGGCGGCGCCGGGTCGAAGCAGAGTACGATATGCATCGATTGAACGACCGGCTTCTGGACGTCTATAGGCAGGTCGCGAGCGGAAACCGGGAAGCAGCGGCCTGGACCGGGCGGCCGGTGATCGTTCCGTCTCAGGCCCGATTGTGACGCGAAGGCGGCCGGCCCGCGCGTAGGCGACCGGCAGCCCCCTTACCTGCCGATAAGCCTTCGATCACCGAGTCTCAAGCAGCCGAGTCGGCGGCTGTTGCCGGTTGCGTCCAGGAGGCATTGGCGGCGGCCTGGCGGCCATGGCGTGCCACATGCACGCGATTGTGAAGATGCTCGAAAGGTCGGATCAGGCGGACCGCGATCCTCACGAGCAGCTCGCTGCGACCGATGATCGGGAGCTGACGGACCAGCGGCCGAACGACGCCCTGGACGCGGCGCCAGCCGGTATTGCGATAGCGATCCGTGAAGTAGGCGGTCTCACGCAGCTCCCACTTGTCGCGGAAGTGATGCAGACTCTTGCGTTCCCAAGTGTCGCTCCACCGCAGCAGGAAGAAGGCCCAGTCGCTGGGTTCGAGCGGACGGTGCCGGTTGGGAAAGAGATAGGTCACCAGCGACGTCGGCTCGAAGAGAATGCGACCGCCGGCGCGGCGTACGCTCATCGAAAAATCGATATGCTCCTTCGTACAGAGCATCGCTTCGTCCAGCGGACCCACGACATCGAAGATATCGCGGCGGACCAGGACACAGTGGAATTCGCAGAAGCCGGTGTCATGGCGATGGAGACGGCCATCCCAGTCGCTGAGCGGCTCACCGTGACCGTACATCTTCTCCGCGATCTCCCGACGACCCCGGGACTGCGCGTCGTCCAGGAATTCGTCGACCCGCTCGAGCGGCGTGTACTCGCCGCCGGCGTGATGGATCTGCGTGTGATAGGGGAAGCCCTGGCAGATCAGCGGTGCGACGATCGCCGCCTCCGTTTCCTCCGCGCAGCGAACGAGACTGCTCAGCCAGCCGGGCGTGTACATCACGTCGTTCTCGACGAAAGCGACGTACTTGGTTCGCGCCTCGGCGACGCCGAGGTTCCGCGCTTCGTTCGGTGTCAGGTAGCGCTCCGTGCGGATACGCCGGAACCCGCGTGCCTCCGCCTGCTCTTCGATATAGCGCGCAATCCGTCGCGGCGACTTGCCGTCGACATAGACCAGCTCGAAGGGCTCGTCGGTGTTATCGTAGAGGCTCTCCAGCGATTCCTGTGTCACGCCGAAACGCTCGCGTGGCGTCACTACGACAGTCACCAGTGGGGTCTGCATCTCTCGCCTCTCCCTCGATCTCCACACAACGCCGACGGCCGCGCCACTCCAGGGTGGGGCACGGACTCCGGATCCAGCGACAGACTAGCCAGGCAAGCTTGGGACGCGGCGTGCCAAGTCGGCGATGCCTGTGGGCTGAAAAGAGGACAAAACGGCGACACCGCCAGCAACCGGCGGGTGAATTCAGTCCACCGGCGGGCTTAGGCGGCGGCGCATCCCGCGACGTTGAACGGGCTCTCGTTCACCTGGCTTTCTCGGATCCGTTGGAAAGAAACCTCACAGGCTGGACAGCCGGCCGCGTTCGAGCACGGCGAGCAGTTCCTTGGCCGCCCGTTCGCGATGCGCCCGGAACAGACGCCGGGTCAGCTCCGCATCGCCGGCCCGCAGAGCCTTCAGGATCGCACGGTGTTCGGCCGTCGACTTCGTGGGCAAATCGCGCAAACGCAGAGTGATCATCCTGACCCGGTGAGCCTGGTCGAACAGAGTGGTCACGAAGGACAGCAGGCGGCCGTTGCCGGTGCAGTACAGCAACTCCCGATGAAAGCGGTCGTCGGCAACCGCCCAGAGATCGAGATCCTTTTCCTCCAGCGCCTTCTCCATCGCGCTGGTCGCTTCTTCCAGGCTCGCAATCTGCTCGGCCGTCAGACCCTTGCTGGCAAGCGCAGCCGCCGCGTCCGGTTCGAGCGCCGTCAGCAACCAGTAAATCTCCTGCATGTCGGTCGGCGAGATCGGCAGCACTCTGACGCCGCGGCGGGGTATGAGTTCGATCAATCCCTCGCTCTGCAAACGTATCAGCGCCTCGCGCACCGGCGTTCGGCTCATGCCCAGCCGGAGTGCCACTTCCGGCTCGGTCGCCTGAAATCCCGGTGGCAATCGATTTTTGAGA
This genomic stretch from Algihabitans albus harbors:
- a CDS encoding M81 family metallopeptidase translates to MIAVSAPLTAAPRIALAGVLLESNAFAPPAREGDFRDRYYFQGSALLAEARAETSIIPREMSAFVQAMDATGPWVPLPSLLTGCQPSGPVEQGFLERCIRQIEADLQAAGPLDGVYLALHGAMVATEDLDPDGALLARVRALVGPQAIIVATLDLHSNLSERMVASADLLIGYLTNPHLDMVPRGQEAAFTLRRLLASGRKPAKAFVRLPLTPPSVTLLTAEGPYAELIATGQRRQNEFGGAILNVTVLGGFAFSDSSKTGLSVLVTAQEDPVAAETLALELASQAWRNRGRFRRRLTSVAQAVDLAREATAQPAEQPAVLFSDAGDNPGGGGGGNTLWLLQALVEAGVERVLYGSVFDPELAEEARRQGFGARFQAVFNRHGESEFAKTLTFPAEVVALREGAVVGRLGLFAGRRLELGKCALLRIAGVEVVVISDRQQTADPVFFEMFGRDPGQARVVAVKSRGHFRAGFAPWFSPAQVYEVDTPGLTAPVLERFSWRHLPRPSYPLDRDTIWTPQVRRL
- a CDS encoding M14 family metallopeptidase encodes the protein MPQTIENPYPIELAPPDIGRWRDSNTNLDWIWRFRADRPGPHLLVSAVVHGNELCGAIALDRLLAAGLRPKRGTLTLAFMNVEAYLSFDAEDPFASRWVEEDFNRLWDPETLEGPRDSADLRRARAVRPVVDAADHLLDIHSMQQPSAPVALAGMAEKNVALAQGLGVPQVIVRDRGHAAGRRLRDYGRFDDPASPTSSLLIECGQHWEAAAADLALDCTLRFLRHFDAVEAEAIAALAPLEAAAEQKVLEISGPVTIRSDDFRFVEDFTGLETISKAGTVIAYDGEEPVTTPYDDCVLLMPTRRLWKGQTAVRLGRYS
- a CDS encoding lipopolysaccharide biosynthesis protein, translating into MTIISRDPLPSPHGEGDAKRLKTKAVRGSLWTALESWGRHLIAAAVFIVLGRLLGPQDFGLVALALLVVGLGELIVSDAFAEALVQRKDLHDRHCDAAFWFLVTLAALLTLLLVLMAGPIARLLGDPRAEPLMQALSPVVLLSALATVPVAILRRKLRIRPLALRTFAGLSAGGTVGIAMAVEGYGAWSLVGQLLTQKVVELALVWPAARWRPRAAFEPRSFGELRGYGLPMIGLRLTLYASNNLSRLLAGVLLGAASLGLLQIALRLTSIFKSALLEPIARVALPTTARAQGDPVLVEQVFRTASRLTSLLALPSFVGLALVAPKLIPIVLGAQWTEAVPAAQVLALSGIPAALTRVNNSVLRGLGHARWHLYLALASLGLLACAMAALAPLGIVFIALAVLATSVAMWPIKLYVFHRVTGLPVAGQLRDLLPIAASTAAMAGAVFLWQSADTGEFSEGFALLIEIALGAATFAVTMLAIGRTALRDCLQALSAARGSTRTA
- a CDS encoding glycosyltransferase, with amino-acid sequence MRVAFVTGEFPLVSQTFIFNQLAGLIERGVEVTVFSLWGSPREDGVEQAVVQDYELVERTRYAPQVPRSLGARLSSGSRCIAKVFRQNPPAVVRLLNPLRFGRRALSLRLLHEAVPLLPRQDYDIVHCQFGDLALSALALRDAGLFKGRIVTHFRGYDISQFVKTAGPQVYADLFARGEFFLTNCDFFRHRVIELGCAPERIAVLRSGIDVGHFAFAPPPPPSDGVFRIAFVGRLVGKKGVEYAVRAIAKLRSAGREVELDIVGDGPLRASLEALIDELELRPWVHLHGAQDHDGVLGTLAAAHVLAAPSVTAADGDQDASVNTLKEAMAMGLPVVATRHGGIPELVEDGVSGFLVPERDSGALADAIARMCDSPDLWQTFGLTGRRRVEAEYDMHRLNDRLLDVYRQVASGNREAAAWTGRPVIVPSQARL
- a CDS encoding glycosyltransferase family 2 protein, with the protein product MQTPLVTVVVTPRERFGVTQESLESLYDNTDEPFELVYVDGKSPRRIARYIEEQAEARGFRRIRTERYLTPNEARNLGVAEARTKYVAFVENDVMYTPGWLSSLVRCAEETEAAIVAPLICQGFPYHTQIHHAGGEYTPLERVDEFLDDAQSRGRREIAEKMYGHGEPLSDWDGRLHRHDTGFCEFHCVLVRRDIFDVVGPLDEAMLCTKEHIDFSMSVRRAGGRILFEPTSLVTYLFPNRHRPLEPSDWAFFLLRWSDTWERKSLHHFRDKWELRETAYFTDRYRNTGWRRVQGVVRPLVRQLPIIGRSELLVRIAVRLIRPFEHLHNRVHVARHGRQAAANASWTQPATAADSAA
- a CDS encoding GntR family transcriptional regulator yields the protein MKRGESVTRVDDAYERLKAEILKNRLPPGFQATEPEVALRLGMSRTPVREALIRLQSEGLIELIPRRGVRVLPISPTDMQEIYWLLTALEPDAAAALASKGLTAEQIASLEEATSAMEKALEEKDLDLWAVADDRFHRELLYCTGNGRLLSFVTTLFDQAHRVRMITLRLRDLPTKSTAEHRAILKALRAGDAELTRRLFRAHRERAAKELLAVLERGRLSSL